A window of Diadema setosum chromosome 2, eeDiaSeto1, whole genome shotgun sequence contains these coding sequences:
- the LOC140238100 gene encoding F-box only protein 7-like yields MKLRVRLGKRTEKVDLQDGSVAGQTLGDLSACVCRLFGLELGQFALSLNGRDPIKGDPEELLTSFDIVSGDLVKVLVPESYVAPGHLQQNGCSSSSSSSRPGSTAAASSRPDTTINGSIRAPWEDERQAEERQVPGPNDHHVSDSPGGSNSAENAQEAEGEVEMDEEERALRERLAQLDEAAQEGEKISEPMLCRDAEDGKIPLRLKQLCAMAQPENKSDALCIALHVLMLETGFFVSEAAADDKSGLSSTDQSSQEEEHCAVSSSLPADWKKGSSYTLRYQHLECRDLSCVLVCIVMGTKLVVQGVLKKDILGRIQLTPQAFVSSISDGDATYTGLPHLSRIFKDAVTYRLLAGMRTELGLPALNGLMAMLPEMQLKILSYLNVASLITMTTVCKHFHTLANDMTLWRQLVLRDFGGKAMDRQSNWKNAYREKYRLKKLREQLRSRIQSSFYPPGRRPFAFVPYYPSPVPGVYPPGFRGGDYDLDPFNSRAALPGFPAPGSLPMPGPLVPGPRHDPIFPNPDSDLRPGHGGGMRDMDTGRPHPYAPQPSQDLLGMPGRRMGGRNLGGMRGFFR; encoded by the exons ATGAAACTACGAGTTAGACTGGGAAAAAGGACAGAGAAAGTTGATCTCCAGGACGGAAGTGTAGCTGGCCAAACCCTAGGAGATTTATCAGCATGTGTGTGCCGGCTTTTTGG GTTAGAGCTTGGACAATTTGCACTGAGCTTGAATGGTAGGGACCCAATCAAAGGAGATCCAGAGGAACTGCTGACATCATTTGACATCGTCTCTGGTGATCTCGTCAAAGTGCTCGTCCCCGAGAGTTACGTCGCTCCTGGCCATCTCCAGCAGAATGGATGCAGCAGTTCCAGTTCTAGCTCTCGGCCTGGTAGCACTGCTGCAGCAAGTTCGCGGCCAGACACCACCATAAATGGAAGCATCAGAGCCCCCTGGGAAGATGAACGGCAAGCAGAGGAGAGGCAGGTACCTGGCCCGAATGACCATCACGTATCAGATTCTCCAGGGGGAAGCAATTCCGCTGAAAATGCCCAGGAAGCAGAAGGAGAGGTTGAAATGGATGAGGAGGAGAGAGCGTTACGAGAACGCCTCGCCCAGCTGGACGAAGCGGCCCAAGAAGGCGAGAAAATATCTGAGCCAATGCTTTGCAG GGATGCGGAAGACGGAAAGATTCCACTGCGCTTGAAGCAGCTGTGTGCTATGGCCCAGCCAGAAAACAAGTCAGATGCCCTCTGTATAGCGCTGCATGTTCTCATGTTGGAAACgggtttctttgtttct GAAGCAGCAGCTGATGATAAAAGTGGCTTGTCCAGTACTGACCAGAGTAGCCAGGAGGAGGAACATTGTGCCGTTTCATCATCCCTTCCAGCTGATTGGAAGAAGGGGTCATCATACACACTGCGCTATCAGCATCTAGAATGCAGGGATCTCTCCTGTGTTCTTGTTTGCATTGTCATGGGAACCAAATTGGTTGTGCAAG GTGTGCTAAAAAAGGACATTCTTGGGCGGATCCAGCTGACTCCACAAGCTTTTGTGTCCTCCATCAGTGATG GAGATGCAACCTACACTGGTCTTCCACACCTTTCAAGAATATTCAAGGATGCTGTGACATACCGCCTTCTAGCAGGAATGAGGACAG AACTTGGTCTGCCAGCTTTGAATGGACTCATGGCCATGTTACCTGAAATGCAG cTGAAGATCCTGAGTTACCTGAATGTCGCCAGTCTCATCACCATGACGACAGTGTGCAAACATTTCCACACCCTGGCCAATGACATGACCCTATGGCGGCAGCTCGTTCTCAGGGATTTTGGTGGGAAAGCAATGGACAGGCAGAGCAATTGGAAAAAT GCATACAGGGAGAAGTACCGGTTGAAGAAACTAAGGGAGCAGCTGAGGAGTCGCATCCAGTCCTCGTTCTACCCACCAGGCAGGCGGCCCTTTGCCTTTGTCCCATACTACCCCAGCCCTGTACCAGGTGTTTACCCACCGGGATTCAG aGGAGGTGACTATGACCTTGACCCTTTCAACTCCAGAGCAGCTCTACCAGGTTTCCCTGCCCCTG GCTCTCTTCCTATGCCAGGCCCACTTGTTCCGGGGCCACGCCATGATCCCATTTTCCCCAACCCCGACTCTGACCTTCGACCCGGCCATGGTGGTGGGATGCGGGACATGGATACCGGACGACCCCACCCATATGCTCCCCAACCCTCCCAGGATCTGCTGGGAATGCCAGGGAGACGGATGGGAGGCCGAAATCTGGGTGGCATGAGGGGGTTCTTCAGGTGA